In a genomic window of Strix aluco isolate bStrAlu1 chromosome 3, bStrAlu1.hap1, whole genome shotgun sequence:
- the GNMT gene encoding glycine N-methyltransferase translates to MVDSVYRTRSLGVAAEGLPDQYADGRAARVWQLYIGDTRGRTAEYRSWLLALLRQHRCRSVLDVACGTGVDSIMLLEEGFQVTSVDASDKMLKYALKERWERRKEEPFDRWVIEEANWLTLEKDLEKPGDGFDAVICLGNSFAHLPDFKGDQSDHKLALRNIASMVRPGGVLVIDHRNYDHILATGCAPPGKNIYYKSDLTKDITTSVLLVNNKAHMVTLDYTVQVPPTEAGAAPELSKFRLSYYPHRLEAFTALLKGAFQGKCQHSVLGDFQPYTPGQAHVPCYFIHVVKKTA, encoded by the exons ATGGTGGACAGCGTGTACCGGACGCGGTCGCTGGGGGTGGCGGCGGAGGGGCTGCCGGACCAGTACGCGGACGGGCGGGCGGCCCGCGTGTGGCAGCTGTACATCGGGGACACGCGAGGCCGCACGGCCGAGTACCGCAGCTGGCTCCTGGCGCTGCTCCGCCAGCACCGCTGCCGCTCCGTTCTCGACGTGGCCTGCGGCACCGG ggtggaCTCCATCATGCTGCTCGAGGAGGGCTTCCAGGTGACCAGCGTCGACGCCAGCGACAAGATGCTCAAGTACGCGCTGAAGGAGCGCTGGGAGCGGCGCAAGGAGGAGCCCTTCGACCGATGGG TCATCGAGGAGGCCAACTGGCTCACCCtggagaaggacctggagaaACCAGGGGATGGGTTTGACGCAGTCATCTGCCTGGGCAACTCCTTCGCACACCTGCCTGACTTCAAAG GGGACCAGAGTGACCACAAGCTGGCCCTGAGGAACATTGCCAGCATGGTGCGGCCCGGGGGTGTCCTGGTCATCGACCACCGCAACTACGATCACATCCTGGCCACGGGCTGCGCGCCACCTGGCAAGAATATCTACTACAAG AGTGACTTGACGAAGGACATCACCACCTCGGTGCTGCTGGTGAACAACAAGGCGCACATGGTGACCCTGGACTACACGGTGCAGGTCCCCCCCACCGAGGCGGGGGCAGCCCCGGAGCTGAG CAAGTTTCGGCTCTCATACTACCCGCACCGGCTGGAGGCCTTCACAGCCCTGCTGAAAGGTGCCTTCCAGGGGAAGTGCCAGCACAGCGTCCTGGGTGACTTCCAGCCCTACACGCCGGGGCAGGCCCACGTCCCCTGCTACTTCATCCACGTTGTGAAGAAGACGGCCTGA